A single region of the Ahaetulla prasina isolate Xishuangbanna chromosome 13, ASM2864084v1, whole genome shotgun sequence genome encodes:
- the INSYN1 gene encoding inhibitory synaptic factor 1: protein MKMVIGQLEGILQELKEVAKELRDVVSQIDKLTSDFEFELEPDDWTTTTVSSTSSSEKGGGIFDLGHLDFMTSDILSDSWEFCSFLEASTPSDSGDGSEQQQPQPQQPPGHQPDYQLMNGGVLLYNGPRIETPDSSSEEAFSSIPSHKPHHQRTPGTRERVRFSDKVLYHALCCDDDEEVDSGPLPDDPPEEPNETTPKGTLVAKTAMRRSPHLSSGQLRKLTRNSSTQTVSDKSTQTILPYISNKQKINQKN, encoded by the coding sequence GTGGTCAGCCAGATTGACAAGCTGACCTCAGACTTCGAGTTTGAGCTGGAGCCCGACGATTGGACGACCACCACGGTGAGCAGCACCTCCAGCAGCGAGAAAGGTGGAGGCATATTTGACCTTGGGCACCTGGATTTCATGACCTCAGACATCCTTTCTGACAGCTGGGAATTCTGCTCTTTCCTCGAGGCTTCCACTCCTTCAGATTCGGGCGATGGTTCGGAGCAGCAGCAGCCACAACCGCAACAGCCACCAGGGCATCAGCCCGATTACCAGCTGATGAATGGCGGGGTGTTGCTCTACAACGGACCCCGGATTGAAACCCCAGACTCTTCCAGTGAGGAAGCGTTCAGCTCCATACCAAGTCACAAACCTCACCATCAGAGGACGCCGGGCACCAGGGAGCGGGTGCGTTTTAGTGACAAAGTCCTCTACCATGCTTTGTGCTGCGATGACGATGAGGAGGTGGACAGCGGGCCCCTTCCGGATGATCCTCCGGAAGAACCCAACGAGACAACTCCGAAGGGGACGTTAGTGGCCAAGACGGCGATGCGACGGTCCCCTCATCTCAGTAGCGGCCAACTGCGGAAGCTGACACGGAACAGCAGTACCCAGACAGTGTCAGACAAAAGTACTCAGACGATTCTCCCTTATATTTCGAACAAGCAGAAAATCAACCAGAAGAactga